Part of the Rissa tridactyla isolate bRisTri1 chromosome 3, bRisTri1.patW.cur.20221130, whole genome shotgun sequence genome, TCTTTCTTCACAAATTTTCCATTGGCGTCAAGAAAGTGCTCAGGATAGAACATGTCTGGTTTCTCCCACTGGGATTTGTCTTGCAGGACAGAGGTCAGTAAGGGGATGATGTAGGTTCCCTGCAAAATAAGACAGTGGAATTAATCCATGGACAAATATTGTGGTGGCGGTAACGGCAATAAGACTTCAAGATtgtcagcctggagaaagagATTGTTCTGACTGCTGTTATGTGACTTCATTAGAGAGTTCACATTTATCACTTTAACCAGGgttgagaaagaagaaacactAAACGAAACAATCCTGTAGGCATCTCACCTTGGGAATGAAATAGCCTTTGAGAGTGACATCTGCAGCAGTCTCATGAGGCAAATCCAATGGCAGGATATTAGCGAACCTCTGAATTTCATGGATGACAGCATCTGTATATGGCATCTGAATTCGATGCTCGATCCGTGGGGGGTTTGACCCTATCACTTGCTCTATCTCTTCTTGGACCTTTCCTGAGGAAAGAATCAACTATAAGAAAGCGACAAGGACTCATTCATCCCTGAGACATACTGTGCCTTACTGATGTAAAGTACAAAAGACCTTGAGTGAAAACCATAAGTTCtcccaaaatctttttttcctttcagaaataatGAGAGGTGGACAGAACTACAGTGTTTGATTATTTCTTTACCAATTAGAAACCTAAAGACCTGTAATTTTCTGCTCTCTCTTCTGCCTAAAGTTTCTTGCTCTGACCAAGAGCTGTCTCAAAACCCCTGCTTGACTCCTAACAACCTTTTACCATTAACTGGAATGGAGGTGTCAAAGAGCAATTCCATGAACCTTCTTAGGTGTTTAAAGCCTCGGTACAGCCCATTTAACATCTGCACCGGCCTTTCGTTTATCAGCAGCCTGTTTCTGAGGGAAACCTGGAACAATTTCATTGGCCAACAAGGACAactctcttctttttaattaatgaGATTTTATTGAGCGAAGGACAAGGAATATGAACTCTGTTTATAATCTACTGGTAGGCTGGCTAGTGTGCCCCTCACCGGGTCTGAAGCACAGGGCACAGTGATACCTAGACAATTATTAACAGGAAATCTTGGCTTTTTGTAACAGTGTATTAACAGAGATGTTGACCCTCCAGGTTCCTGTTCAGTTCCAAATGCACTGAGTGTGACGGCATCTGTCATAAAACCACTTACTCTGAATTTCAGGGTATTTTAGCATCAGCAGAAAGCCCCAGTTTAGTGTGGTGGAAATCGTCTCAACACCAGCAGTAAACAAATTGCTCAGCAAGCTTAGCAAGTTGCCATTATGGAAATACCCATTGGTAGTGGATTTCTCCTGAAAGAAGTGGTTGAGAAAAAAGGATCAAAACTTAAAGCTTTCCACGTGAAAATGCAATTTACGTAGCTAAACATTAACTAAGAAATAAatcctgtttttttaaagaaagagtgtgaaaaacaaataaaagcttcGGGCTTGTACCTGGAGAAGAGTGTTGACAAAGGTTTTATGTTTTACTTGATCTCTGCATTTACTGGGGCCAGCTGCAAAGAGAGCTGGTTTCTCTATGAAGAAGGTAACCCAGATATATCAGAGACCCAAGATAAGGGTCCCAGTAAAGCCCAGGTAGAACTTTTATTCTGCAATGCATTATGTTTCTGAAAGAGTTATAAGGTCTATGACAACAGAGAGAGCAGACAAAAAGATGCAGCCTCTGTAAATATATTGATACAGTCTGAAGAAAAGCATAAAGATAAATGTTTACTGATTAAAAGGGTTGTAACTACAACAGAGTCAAATGTCTGTTCAACTCTACTAGTTTGTTATACGTGTTTTGTCAAAGATAGATTCCCTAAAGAAATATAATTATAAGGACTAAAAGGAAATGGTGAGTGTCTTCATCTAAGCATAACATTTGGAATAAATGGGAAAAGAGGCAGTTACCTCCTGCTGTTTAACCAGGAAAGCGTCAATAAAActtctttgatcatttttgtcCAGGGTTTTGAGATGCTCTACAAAAGTAACTTGTGCATAAGCATGGAATTCGTCTCTGTTTTTGAGAAGAGCCTTGTTAGCCCTTAGGAAGAATCCAAGGTATGGGAAGATGTTGTACATCTACAAGAGTGAAAGACGTTAGAGACAATTTACCCACCAGATGTCTGAAAACACTACAGAAACAAACTAATAATATTGCACCTGTTTTGCAGATACAAAACCGAAGACTTAACATTAATATTTTGTTCTTTAGAACACAAAAGAGCCATTGGACAAATTCATGGTCAAAAATCCACCAAGGAGCACTGAATACAAAGAAACCTCTCAGCCCCTAATTACTATTTTGCAGGAGTAATGTAGATGTCAAACACCTGCAACTTGCCACCAGACTAAAGGAACAGAAGTGAATCTGGTTTGTGGCAGCATTGCACTTGAGTATCAGAGAGTATTTATTACTCATTGAGAGATTTCAGTGTActagaaacatggaaaaacagattttgtgtCAGGGTTACCTTGTACAGGTAGACCACATACTCTATAGCTTCTCTCTGCCTCATATTCTGAGAGTGTACTGTTTTGCCTGGTCACTTGATATGTGTGAACCATATTTTTgggtaatagaatcatagaattatagaattgcctaggttggaagggacctttcagatcatggagtccaaccatcaacctaactctgacaaaacccatcactaaaccatatctctacgCACTATGCttacccgtcttttaaacacctccagggatgatgcctcaaccacttccctgggcagcctgtcgagccccaccacttccctgggcagccatgCTGAGCTTGCTGTTCATGCACTATGcagtctgttttttttaaatccagatttaGCACTCTTCAAACAATAGCTTAAGTATGGTTTTGAGAGACTGGAGGTTTGACTGTTGACTTCAAGATTCCCAAGCTGTCTCTCAAGTTTTGTTGTGCTCCAGAAAGTGCTTGTAAGCCTGTTATCTCTCAGAGCCTcaattttttctgtttaatagaaACAATTGACTAGCAGTATTACTATGTTCTCATGGTATCCAGTGGAAcagcaacataaaaatatttatcattacCGTAACCAAAGGTTTCCCAGCAAGCCTCATGTTTTCATTGGTCAATTGTAGAAGTCTCACAAATCTGGAGTCTTTGTAGTCAAATCGTTTTCCAAGTAATATTGAAACAATGATGTTAGCAACTGCTGCATTAATTATTTTGCTAGCATCAAAGGGCTTTCCTAAATGATGAATAAAAGAATATATTACATTGTGGCAATAGATTTAATTCGTAAATGTATATTTAATACTAATTAGTGCTATTTATTTGTTATGATTGATTACTATTACTGATTATTATTCAATGTTACATTACCATGCCAAGACACGAAAATGCCAGAGGAGCCAAATTCATCAAACTGATTCAGCCCGAAGTACGTTTCTTAAAAAGGTCTGAAGTTCAGAAGGTTACTCGCAAGCCTCTGGGTACTTGAACAAAACCTCAGAGGTCTGAAGAATGAATCATCTACCCACCTTCTTGTGACGCGATGGTGTCTGCCAGATACCCGTACTCCTCCACAATGCGGTCCTCAATGGCCTTTTTCCCCATTCCAAAGTCTCGTAGGGTTGTGAGAGTAAATCTTCGCATCACCTTCCAGTTTTCACCATGAGCAAAAACAATCCCTGACACAAAGAGAACATTTCAAGGTGGAAGAAGATTTTAAATAACTAACTAATTTGTCGACAAATAATGTAGATATTTAGTAGCAGtcacttttaaaataagctaAATTACATctggctgaggaaaaaaacaactttccctTAAGTATTTTCAGGCCTCAACAATGGGTTTATTGCACACACAAAACCTCCCAACAATTTAAAAGGTATTCATCAAATCATAAGAAGAATATACTTTTCTGAGAGACACTTGCCACTAAAACAAAGAGGGAAATTCAAGTTCAAAATGCTGATTGTCATATTTTGGAAGTGGAATTGAACCGAAATCTGTTGTCTCTGATGATCACAGGAGAAATGTGATTAGGCACAAAAGTCTTTAAAATTTAGGTAGCATTTTAAAACCTCCTCAATcagtttttttcactgaaattgttACACCATGTAACTAATGACTTTAGTtatattttttcaaggaaaaaaataaggtatAAAGAAAGCTTACATGCAGTAATATGATCAAAAGATGCAACGTTACAACGTTCACAGAATTATTCCTGAATTTGTCCAAGGATCTTTAGAGATGTAAATATGAAACTCTCATGCAAAATTAGAATGAAGTTTGGTTGTGAAATTCTCATTTGGAAACCCTGCTCCGTATACAGTATTTCCCTTATTAAAATAAATCCCAAACTCTGTATATGTTCCATTCTATTGCCACATTCAGATTTTAGAAGCACTATTCACCACTTGAAATGAGAAGCAGTGATATAATACTCGTTTTAGGAAAAGGAGGTTCTATGATAAACCCAAACAACACAAGTCCAGAACCATATCATGAGAGCTAGAAATGCCTTCCCTGTCACGCGTGCCCCTCTTCTAGATCCTGAAAGTGGGACGCTATCCATTATCTGTTGCTGTGGTTGCTGTTAGAGTTATGGTTCTTTTGTTGTCACTGTCAGTAGTTTCAAATTTGAATAAATGCACTGAAGGCAATGAAATTGCTCCCTATTTCCAATGTCGTATGTGATCTCTGATCCAGAGTGATGTGCAGCTTCTGCTTTGTCTAAATACTTTTTGAATATGTCAATCcgataaggaaaaataaaatgaacttaccatttcctctggtcaaATCTTCAAAGATTGGGATTTTAGGTCTCTCTGAAAATGCATCTGCCTGGTTTACGAGAGCTTCCTTCACTGTCTCATACCCAGAAATCACTACTATTTTCCTTTGCCCCATCTGAACACTGAAGACTGGACCATATATTTTGGACAGCTGTCAGAAGAAGATAAGAATGATTTACAGCTTTTACAGCTTACAAAGAAATTCACCACCCTTTCAATAATTCACCCAAGAAATAAGTGCTGCTTATTTTCCTGTCCTGCTTCTAAGTTAccaaaatgttaaatgttttccTAAGCACAGAGAAAGAGAATTGATGTAAATAATGTGAATGTGCTGGACATTATGACGGCAGTCGGTAGTGGTGTCTGATTGTGCTGAACTGAGCAGAAGTGTTAACAGCTGAAACCCCCAAGTCAGTCAAGGATTGTGCTGACAGCTCTGTCTTCCCTCAGAAACCCCTGTAAATTCAGTTTTTGACTCATATTTTCACACCGATCTCTATGACattgtgtttcttttgtttacagGCCAAACCTACTCAAACCTTTGCTACCATTATTGTATAAAAGCCACTGTGTTTCTGGGCCAGGATCTAGCATTAGGTAAATTCTAACTTTTTCTATATGACTACATCCACCCTGAATCTGTCTCAGAGTTTGACATAAGCTGGTACCTTTTTAGCTTGTATTCTTCATATAACTCAAAGTTCCTGATTCTTCTGACAATAGGAGGGGGTTTTCCTGACTGCGCTTATTTTCTAGTGTGTtcacacagagaaacagaggtCAACTAGTTATCATCGATATGCAAAATGTTCAGCAACTGGTAAGCAAGTCCAGCCAACTATATGAAATAACCAGCAGTGACATGTGTCTGAATTAAAGTAGTTTCTTTGGTGGTGATACTGTTATCCCAGACTGCTGTAGCTGTGACAGAATATGATCTTTTCAAAGAGTGTTCTCCAGTAAGGACTTTCCAATGCTTGCAGTGGTGGTACTCAGGGTGAGCATATGGTCTCCAGATGCATTTACACACTAAGTATGTTTCAATATTAAACCTTGAGCTGAGCTCAAGTTGGAGAACCAACCTCCTCCGTTAGAATGGATTCACTGGGTTACAGCAGAGACGTGTTGGTTCTGTTGGCCTGAAAAGAGATGGAGCTTGCTTTTGCCAACACAATTAGACTGCATTGGATAGCTACAGTGATTTTCCAGGTACTGCATCTGATCGGTCTTTTGATTT contains:
- the LOC128907610 gene encoding cytochrome P450 2K6-like: MEWSSCISIGLVFILTFLSILKVGGFWNNHRRRNFPPGPRALPIIGNLHIFDLKRPYRTYLQLSKIYGPVFSVQMGQRKIVVISGYETVKEALVNQADAFSERPKIPIFEDLTRGNGIVFAHGENWKVMRRFTLTTLRDFGMGKKAIEDRIVEEYGYLADTIASQEGKPFDASKIINAAVANIIVSILLGKRFDYKDSRFVRLLQLTNENMRLAGKPLVTMYNIFPYLGFFLRANKALLKNRDEFHAYAQVTFVEHLKTLDKNDQRSFIDAFLVKQQEEKSTTNGYFHNGNLLSLLSNLFTAGVETISTTLNWGFLLMLKYPEIQRKVQEEIEQVIGSNPPRIEHRIQMPYTDAVIHEIQRFANILPLDLPHETAADVTLKGYFIPKGTYIIPLLTSVLQDKSQWEKPDMFYPEHFLDANGKFVKKDAFMPFSAGRRICAGETLAKMELFLFFTSLLQRFTFHPPPGVSISDLDISPAISFNVIPKPYKMCAVTRS